From the genome of Torulaspora globosa chromosome 2, complete sequence, one region includes:
- the SMK1 gene encoding mitogen-activated protein kinase SMK1 (ancestral locus Anc_3.338), which yields MSMPNVLNNNDDTTNRQQKISKQDWRYYRYKPSSDRIKHLLNTQMDNPRKQKESEPRTIFEPAKFSLPSRYEVVQILGKGSYGTVCSVNDKINPDNVYPIAVKKITNIFYREILLKRAIRELKFMTFFKGHKNIVSLIDCEIVSEKPYDGLYCYQELIDYDLAKVIHSSVQLSNFHIKHLFYQILCGLKYIHSAEVIHRDLKPGNILCTLNGCLKICDFGLARGLAPQFFTSKDNYHDITNYVATRWYRAPELILSENTYGKSIDMWSIGCILGEFYGRKPLFMGKDSIHQIHEIMKVLGPPSKEVLLDYGSLKAWNSCHSASGSISAMADWTELYPSATLEALDLIEGLLKWDPKKRLTIEQALEHPFLTSVRNLDDEPVCPWGAFDFSYEYQLYSMPRLREFLINEVAMFRGDRVKCNASKPHFPQNIKIVEEARR from the coding sequence ATGAGTATGCCCAATGTGTTAAATAATAATGACGACACTACGAACAGACAGCAAAAAATATCTAAACAAGACTGGAGATATTATCGATACAAGCCCTCCTCGGATAGAATTAAGCATTTGTTGAATACACAGATGGATAACCCgagaaagcagaaggaGTCTGAGCCGAGGACAATCTTTGAGCCGGCGAAGTTTTCCCTGCCCAGCAGATATGAGGTAGTTCAGATTTTGGGAAAGGGATCCTACGGAACTGTTTGTTCTGTCAACGACAAGATTAATCCCGATAACGTGTATCCTATTGctgtgaagaagataacCAATATTTTCTATCGAGAAATTCTATTGAAGAGAGCCATTAGAGAATTGAAGTTCAtgacatttttcaaagGACATAAAAACATCGTGAGCCTTATTGACTGTGAAATTGTGTCCGAAAAGCCCTACGATGGTCTTTATTGTTATCAGGAGTTAATTGACTATGATTTGGCCAAAGTTATTCATTCGTCAGTGCAGCTATCGAACTTTCATATCAAGCACCTGTTTTATCAAATTCTCTGTGGATTGAAGTACATCCACAGTGCAGAGGTTATCCATCGAGACCTTAAACCGGGAAATATTCTGTGTACCCTGAATGGTTGCTTAAAAATATGTGATTTTGGTCTAGCCAGAGGACTAGCCCCACAGTTCTTCACTAGCAAAGACAACTATCATGATATAACCAATTATGTGGCCACTCGATGGTATAGAGCTCCAGAGTTGATACTATCGGAAAATACGTATGGCAAATCCATCGATATGTGGTCCATCGGATGCATACTTGGAGAGTTCTACGGCAGGAAGCCTCTATTTATGGGAAAGGATTCGATTCACCAGATTCATGAAATAATGAAAGTTCTAGGTCCCCCGTCAAAAGAAGTACTACTCGATTATGGCTCCTTGAAGGCGTGGAATTCTTGCCATAGTGCTAGCGGTTCCATCTCTGCAATGGCTGACTGGACGGAGTTGTACCCCTCGGCGACGCTAGAAGCTTTAGATTTGATTGAAGGTCTATTGAAATGGGATCCCAAAAAAAGGTTGACCATTGAACAAGCTCTCGAGCACCCTTTTTTGACTAGTGTAAGAAATCTTGACGACGAGCCCGTTTGTCCTTGGGGAGCCTTCGATTTCTCCTATGAGTATCAACTATATTCTATGCCTAGGCTACGGGAGTTTCTTATCAATGAGGTTGCCATGTTCAGAGGGGATAGGGTTAAATGCAACGCATCTAAGCCACACTTCCCACAGAATATCAAGATCGTGGAAGAAGCTAGGCGCTAG
- the VPS15 gene encoding ubiquitin-binding serine/threonine protein kinase VPS15 (ancestral locus Anc_3.339), which translates to MGAQLSLSAQTSPSIAIFSYIDVLNEVHYVSQLNSSRFLKTCRALDPNGKIIIKVFIKPNEEYDLKEKKKQIDAEALSLAPLPTTLNYSKVVESNRAGYLIRQHLMSNLYDRLSYRPYLSEIEMKFVTFQLLQAVNDIHNLNICHGDIKTENVLVMSWDWIVLTDFSNKIKPTYLPEDNPGEFSFYFDTSNRRTCYLAPERFNTRLHEKTKDATGNVTKEMDIFSLGCCIAEIYAEGRPLFNLSQLFKYKNNEYDVTSFLEEEIKGDALRSLICDMVHQNPKKRLSCRKLLEKYRGSFFPEHFYTYTYEFFRTMATMRTSIPIAGATCARSTLEDQINLADDCCIKMYHDLGKICQELDYALKSKQDTDKSRSLEDFGNDLISSLKIPDLGELELKNYASKELKDESALLFISFLSHNVRNVTSSSTKLRCLEMLVLFSQYISDENKIDRVIPYLVSCFEDDFPNVQATAIQALTQVLGMVEKLSPINENVFMDYLLPRIKRLLIQSKQNPYVRAVIANCLGHLVPIAYRFQELLNFFNSSKLMEAVETGNLEVSNKHNKRLAQQVEELAVALLTDNETSVKTTLLSNVLPLCRFFGREKTNDVILSHLITYLNDKDASLRIKLIQTICGIAILLGPITLEQYILPLLMQTTGDSEELVVVSVLQGLKNLCQIGLVQKRFFYDICNSVCSLLLHPNVWIRQVCLLLIVEIAMRLSKAEVYCVLYPIVKPFFEFDVEFTHDLILTSCKQPVSRTVYNLLCTWSLRASKSLFWQQIPNKHVDAFGNNNISFITKEFSKKNYGFNGVKASKSVVLSFSNEEIPLTTEDKNWIDKFKAVGLSEGDLWKIAALRGYVLRTAKMISRKDDILKITETSTSRRRNQSDHSLAHVMPKNVFFDIEFTDDIDKIQRSVPDAGKVKVNHTNEITSNQLSSVKDMDGSLLLASKATATTTSNLENVYVQLDFLRQASSPTDDVQREEDNGAKFFVRSSYEGDVSSIKTFLQGIKIIPPLRDYKEFGGLLGFAQGNRAIGNLKGTLLTTLTENEPNPITSLAVSSGTVPYVISGSVRGQVKLWNFSDVAAGEVFASSLNYDFASTITGITMLDRYDCFGVSTKNGNINVLRTLYQSIEGNLVFSTLHCIRKAKIKQKSTDEIYAISLKSVISDNTSLLVTLTNTSQILVYDVRNMECIQKIDNPPSHGAVSSFCVDEQGSVLILGTTKGVIDVWDLRIQILINSWWFGDHTPITHLEKCDAMGNNFIAVAGGYSKAILTIWNYCKMACQQALINSDEQPSIENFLPKRKSFEELSFSDTDVSQKVTSLHISGSKIVLSTETLSEVLVVDVKDLVCSAALSRPKSFHVVPVLVTANLTYLLLRETSDSSGQKRPSYFNDNINALASANLEGRSLLVTADNSGIINVFN; encoded by the coding sequence ATGGGTGCTCAGCTTTCGCTTTCGGCCCAGACTTCACCTTCAATTGCAATCTTTTCCTACATCGACGTGCTAAATGAAGTTCATTATGTTTCGCAGCTGAACTCATCGAGATTTCTGAAGACTTGCAGAGCTTTAGACCCTAACGGCAAAATAATCATCAAGGTGTTCATAAAACCTAATGAGGAGTatgatttgaaggagaagaagaagcagataGATGCCGAAGCGCTGTCGTTGGCGCCGCTACCCACAACGTTGAACTACAGCAAAGTTGTCGAGTCCAACCGGGCGGGATATCTAATACGACAGCACTTAATGAGTAACCTTTACGATCGACTTAGCTACAGACCGTATTTGTCTGAAATTGAGATGAAGTTCGTGACTTTCCAACTTTTACAGGCAGTTAATGACATTCACAACCTGAACATCTGTCATGGGGACATCAAGACTGAAAACGTTTTGGTAATGAGTTGGGACTGGATTGTACTCactgatttttcaaataAAATCAAGCCAACATATCTGCCAGAAGACAATCCGGGAGAATTTTCGTTTTATTTTGACACGTCGAACAGGAGGACCTGCTACTTGGCGCCTGAGAGGTTTAATACTAGGCTTCATGAGAAAACCAAAGATGCCACAGGGAATGTCACAAAAGAGATGGATATTTTCAGCTTGGGATGCTGCATAGCTGAAATATATGCTGAAGGACGACCATTGTTCAATCTATCACAGCTTTTCAAGTATAAGAATAACGAGTACGATGTGACAAGCTTtttggaggaagagataaAAGGAGACGCTTTGAGGAGCTTAATATGTGATATGGTACATCAGAACCCAAAGAAGAGACTGTCATGCAGAAAGttgcttgaaaaatatCGTGGTTCCTTCTTTCCTGAACATTTCTACACTTACACTTatgaatttttcagaaCCATGGCTACCATGAGAACGAGCATACCAATAGCTGGCGCGACCTGCGCTCGCAGCACGCTAGAAGATCAAATTAATTTGGCTGATGATTGTTGTATCAAGATGTACCACGACCTTGGCAAGATTTGCCAGGAGCTGGACTACGCATTAAAATCAAAACAGGATACGGACAAGAGcagaagtcttgaagattttggcAATGATCTAATATCTTCTTTAAAAATTCCAGATCTGGGAGAATTAGAGCTCAAGAATTACGCATCTAAAGAACTAAAGGACGAAAGCGCACTGTTATTTATATCGTTTTTGTCACATAATGTGCGGAATGTGACATCTAGTAGTACTAAACTCCGATGTTTAGAGATGCTAGTGTTGTTCTCACAATATATCTCGGACGAGAATAAAATCGATCGTGTTATACCGTATCTCGTATCCTGTTTTGAAGACGATTTTCCTAATGTTCAGGCAACAGCTATTCAGGCCCTTACACAAGTTCTAGGCATGGTTGAGAAGTTAAGTCCCATAAATGAAAATGTCTTCATGGATTATTTGCTGCCAAGAATAAAAAGGTTACTGATCCAGAGCAAGCAAAACCCTTATGTCCGCGCAGTTATCGCTAATTGTCTTGGTCATCTCGTGCCCATAGCTTATCGATTCCAGGAGcttttgaattttttcaactcatcTAAACTGATGGAGGCTGTAGAGACAGGTAACCTGGAAGTTTCCAATAAGCACAACAAAAGGTTGGCACAGCaggttgaagaattggcaGTAGCATTGTTGACAGACAATGAAACTTCCGTTAAAACGACTTTGTTGAGTAATGTTTTGCCCTTATGCAGGTTTTTTGGTCGTGAGAAGACTAACGACGTCATTCTAAGCCATCTCATCACTTACCTGAATGATAAAGATGCATCTCTTCGCATAAAGCTTATCCAAACTATTTGCGGCATTGCCATCCTTCTAGGACCGATTACCTTGGAGCAATATATCCTGCCTTTATTGATGCAAACAACCGGTGATTCAGAGGAGCTTGTTGTTGTAAGTGTGCTTCAAGGTCTGAAGAACTTATGCCAGATAGGACTGGTAcaaaagagattcttctACGATATCTGTAATTCTGTCTGCTCACTCCTTCTGCACCCCAATGTATGGATAAGGCAGGTTTGCTTATTGCTCATCGTTGAGATTGCTATGCGGCTATCTAAAGCAGAGGTTTATTGCGTTCTCTATCCGATTGTTAAGCCTTTTTTCGAGTTTGATGTTGAATTCACCCATGATCTCATCCTTACCAGTTGCAAGCAACCtgtttcaagaacagtctATAATTTGCTCTGCACTTGGTCTTTAAGAGCATCTAAGTCATTGTTTTGGCAACAGATACCGAATAAACATGTTGACGCCTTCGGAAATAATAATATCTCCTTCATAACTAAGGAGTTTTCTAAGAAGAATTACGGATTTAATGGAGTAAAAGCCTCCAAGAGTGTGGTGCTATCTTTCAGCAACGAGGAAATTCCGCTAACAACTGAGGATAAGAATTGGATTGATAAGTTCAAAGCAGTTGGTCTCTCGGAAGGAGATCTGTGGAAAATAGCTGCTCTGCGAGGTTATGTTTTGCGGACTGCTAAGATGATATCGAGAAAGGACGATATTTTGAAAATTACGGAGACTAGCACTTCTAGGCGTAGAAACCAGTCCGATCACAGCCTAGCTCACGTTATGCCTAAAaatgtcttcttcgatatcgaaTTCACTGACGACATTGACAAAATACAGAGATCCGTGCCAGATGCCGGAAAAGTGAAAGTGAATCATACCAATGAAATCACATCCAATCAATTATCCAGCGTCAAAGATATGGATGGCTCCCTGCTATTAGCTTCAAAGGCTACTGCTACCACAACTTCaaacttggaaaatgtTTATGTCCAATTAGACTTCTTACGCCAAGCCAGCAGCCCAACGGATGATGTccaaagagaagaagacaatGGGGCGAAATTTTTCGTAAGGAGCAGTTATGAGGGTGATGTCAGCAGTATAAAAACCTTTCTGCAAGGAATCAAAATAATTCCCCCGTTGCGCGACTATAAAGAGTTTGGAGGCCTTTTAGGTTTTGCTCAAGGTAACAGAGCTATTGGCAATCTGAAGGGAACCTTGCTAACGACCCTGACGGAAAATGAGCCTAACCCAATCACCTCCCTCGCTGTTTCCAGCGGAACAGTACCTTATGTCATCAGCGGTTCTGTGCGAGGCCAGGTGAAACTCTGGAATTTCTCTGATGTGGCTGCCGGTGAGGTTTTCgcatcttctttgaactATGACTTCGCTTCAACAATAACAGGGATCACAATGCTAGATAGATATGACTGTTTTGGTGTCTCGACCAAAAATGGCAACATCAATGTTCTTAGGACGCTGTACCAATCTATTGAAGGTAATTTGGTCTTCTCGACTCTCCATTGTATAAGAAAGGCCAAGATTAAGCAAAAATCAACGGATGAGATTTATGCAATTAGCTTGAAATCTGTGATCTCAGATAATACTTCTTTATTGGTGACATTAACAAATACTTCGCAAATATTGGTGTATGACGTGAGAAATATGGAGTGCATTCAGAAAATTGACAACCCACCAAGTCACGGAGCCGTTTCGAGCTTTTGTGTTGACGAGCAAGGATCTGTGCTAATTCTGGGAACAACGAAAGGCGTAATCGACGTTTGGGATTTACGGATTCAAATTTTGATAAACAGCTGGTGGTTCGGAGATCATACTCCAATAACTCATCTCGAAAAATGCGACGCAATGGGTAATAATTTTATCGCAGTGGCAGGAGGATACTCCAAAGCGATCCTGACTATTTGGAACTACTGCAAAATGGCGTGCCAACAGGCCCTAATCAACTCGGATGAGCAACCGtcaattgaaaatttcCTGCCCAAGAGAaagtcttttgaagagttATCTTTCTCCGACACCGATGTGTCTCAGAAAGTCACATCTCTTCATATTTCGGGCTCAAAAATCGTGCTTTCAACAGAAACTTTGAGCGAAGTTCTTGTCGTGGATGTGAAGGATTTAGTTTGCTCCGCTGCGCTATCGAGGCCAAAGAGCTTCCATGTGGTTCCAGTCCTAGTGACCGCTAACCTAACATATCTTTTATTGAGGGAAACCTCAGATTCCTCAGGCCAGAAGCGACCATCGTATTTCAATGATAATATCAATGCTCTTGCATCGGCCAACTTGGAAGGCAGGTCCCTTCTTGTCACTGCCGATAATTCTGGTATTATAAACGTCTTCAATTAG
- the MMS4 gene encoding Mms4p (ancestral locus Anc_3.341) → MRNHRQYRLPRTSLSPMNHVIELLDDAADDGAGLTGSSQKSKPEIFTLTSDDSIQPPKGQSQTQYPSSPKEIEVITDTSIHPSIGSIEISAPFCQDLCTTVGDESSIDGDFEPRPRSGKRILEEILNEDSSICYPRVDSSTTCEVKLKDGMKRLRGLEQEHSQKHSPVREDLAYTHDDVSKNRKAGVLETGADILETYPISSPAADLAGSKRLKRGQSRQLFVQNSDCSFNAEEVSESDVLSQGSVSESEIQRNSIPTSGKVKGVPILPVALPNRRDKHTDAFNNSVKVKGVIDQAGLSQCRRSEILELNVRKFPSDKNCKDNPCLPDELSKPARSSESDSDERTSAREASNDMSKAREVIRLTPYIVHGRCYSDDEALRLMQTWLGNSRRAFKESNQIYRSNEKARSCITVTMSSRLIKTFESSGCDLENGIKPATLQASIEEELPRIGFLRTCESEYDFAHDIFFPCEKTAVEEALSILYYDAQVFFELYRTDKEYLFRRFRSFTRSGKYLIVVLSNLKRLARALEALEDKKYKARVQDELTGSQATRGHNSKKKTSVLEDLSMKKFDIEQRLRFIDRLWGVRIHVVSSHAEFTESLPNLVSLIAKQRMDPAIRYMRYSHINARSGKDKTDVLRQTLQQINKMPELKANSVIAAYSTFQALFTDFKKGELKSGLDGQYLMTEAMEARLYKLFTCEDPNESIQ, encoded by the coding sequence ATGAGAAATCATCGCCAATACCGGTTGCCCAGAACCTCTTTATCCCCAATGAATCATGTTATTGAACTGTTGGATGATGCTGCAGATGATGGAGCAGGGCTGACCGGCTCATCACAGAAGTCAAAGCCTGAGATTTTTACGCTGACAAGTGACGATAGTATTCAACCTCCCAAGGGACAATCTCAAACCCAATATCCATCGTCCCCTAAAGAGATAGAAGTCATCACAGATACTAGTATTCATCCTTCGATAGGATCCATTGAGATATCTGCCCCTTTTTGTCAAGACCTATGCACTACCGTGGGAGACGAAAGCTCTATAGATGGAGACTTTGAGCCTCGACCAAGAAGTGGCAAGCGAATATTAGAGGAGATACTCAATGAAGACTCTTCTATTTGCTATCCGAGAGTCGACAGCAGCACAACCTGCGAggtgaagctgaaagatggAATGAAAAGATTAAGAGGCCTAGAACAGGAGCACTCACAAAAGCATTCTCCCGTCAGAGAAGACTTAGCTTATACACACGACGATGTTTCCAAAAACAGGAAGGCAGGCGTGTTAGAGACAGGTGCTGATATTTTGGAAACATACCCAATATCCTCTCCTGCCGCCGACTTAGCCGGATccaagagattgaaaagaggCCAATCTCGTCAACTTTTTGTTCAGAACAGTGACTGCTCTTTTAATGCCGAAGAAGTCAGCGAGAGTGATGTCTTGAGCCAGGGCTCGGTTTCAGAGAGCGAAATTCAACGGAATTCAATCCCGACAAGCGGCAAGGTAAAAGGTGTACCAATTTTACCTGTTGCTTTGCCAAACCGGCGTGATAAGCATACTGATGCCTTCAACAATTCTGTGAAAGTCAAAGGTGTAATTGATCAAGCGGGCTTAAGCCAATGCAGGCGATCCGAGATTTTGGAGCTGAACGTCAGAAAGTTTCCTTCGGAcaagaattgcaaagatAATCCGTGTTTACCCGATGAGTTATCAAAGCCTGCCAGATCCTCAGAAAGCGACAGTGATGAGAGGACGAGCGCCAGAGAGGCATCTAATGATATGTCGAAAGCTAGGGAAGTTATCAGGCTAACTCCGTACATTGTTCACGGCAGATGCTAcagtgatgatgaagcgCTACGACTAATGCAAACCTGGCTGGGAAACAGTCGACGTGCTTTCAAGGAGAGCAACCAGATATACAGAAGCAACGAAAAAGCTAGATCCTGCATAACAGTGACAATGTCGAGTCGCTTGATTAAAACATTTGAAAGCTCCGGATGCGATCTTGAGAATGGCATCAAACCAGCAACCTTACAGGCgagcattgaagaagaacttcCCCGAATTGGCTTCTTGCGAACATGTGAAAGTGAGTATGACTTTGCTCATGACATCTTCTTTCCTTGTGAAAAAACAGCCGTTGAGGAAGCACTTTCTATACTTTACTATGACGCTCAGGTTTTTTTTGAACTCTACAGAACTGATAAAGAGTACCTTTTCAGAAGATTTAGATCTTTCACAAGATCAGGAAAGTATCTGATTGTGGTGCTAAGCAATCTGAAAAGACTGGCGAGAGCCCTAGAGGCTCTGGAGGATAAAAAGTACAAAGCAAGGGTTCAAGATGAATTGACTGGTTCCCAAGCAACTAGAGGGCATAATTCAAAAAAGAAAACAAGCGTTTTGGAGGATCTTAGCATGAAGAAATTCGACATTGAGCAAAGACTGAGATTTATAGATCGTCTCTGGGGTGTCAGAATACATGTTGTCTCGTCCCATGCAGAGTTTACAGAATCGCTGCCGAACTTGGTGTCTTTAATTGCCAAGCAGCGTATGGATCCCGCTATAAGGTACATGCGATATTCTCACATCAACGCAAGGTCAGGTAAAGACAAGACAGATGTCCTGCGACAGACATTGCAACAAATCAACAAAATGCCCGAATTGAAGGCCAACAGTGTTATAGCTGCCTATTCTAcatttcaagctctcttCACTGACTTTAAGAAAGGTGAATTAAAATCAGGACTTGACGGACAATACCTTATGACAGAGGCCATGGAAGCAAGACTGTATAAACTGTTCACATGCGAGGATCCAAACGAATCGATACAGTAA
- the SEC8 gene encoding exocyst subunit SEC8 (ancestral locus Anc_3.340), with the protein MMHLKPVQGRRRGLSVNSVSDAQQQAMNNSLDNLQGDLTHVETQWNRILNEQSNPLELALSFLDDTSVGLGHRYHDFKQLKTRIGFDLQEAVNEHFQVLNTNVASYGIAVDSITAAQDNIKQLKGQVSESVSNITIGKGSLKELNDNAKKQNDMIDALSSIEYLVQLPEKIEDSIRSQDYKEAQTLLARGFLCAANHDLWSLGPLQVLKQQLELQEHALFNNLVEEIHNIIYTKKGPFSSNRDILKDIGLNQDGFTNLENYLYNVANVDLLRDSMTMNNQLSVFMQKISEASFSLEAMTSSSGQGNEFQRVFFLLSIINDINKLPTALSILTNRAREELHNIVLKCTEEVRTNRPSLLNVAASPNIDDDLGMSVKDVLAVPMKECFWKIFVRFLIAAQGHRVVFESVKKILQSTAINSYKFGQIWSKILNEIETLLLKYLENPQVTSVQAGSNRTSSTVIKPSRSNAPLFTLQHNIEDSSAAKRHANELKALLKDLFPGITISATAELGSIYIEEESFEQEEPLVPPTIFNVKMLLEPYLFFCQATSDLIPTEFEGKYVTSMTFLTTFMSEQFFPKLDKTLAYLFELRVGSNNPYALESIEGSKYIFKAAADFRILLKKLLFIMNTTHKFRSRVFNSLLGLLRKFYRYHLSLFERLFGTAASNVQKRIISVWLTDGDIMKHEKEFLNSGGTDSNAEANLMLRHCADYPNKGGLNKDDILNTVTLNAVIHFLGTANWILSWLPSLRKVVRTPEDMSKKDNIEMLKIEWCFFESNDWTAIDKLGNLKISMDSQAAARFDEILEGFSTLQSNLLTAIRFDTRARCIYHIGFMFHRPETWSSDAGSSELNEHIAALITDLETIENKVRQQQLLEGNTDNVFIGIDSMINKAFLLGMRSVPVINKSGVKRMLRNAKVLQNACQNLVSTPSMVDMTASMQFFSLCGATESDLFRQLDEGKLLISSKNDLKNILRLQFSEDIQRQTRRSSGNPKRVNSMPLIKRYDESVKRLESFGRRP; encoded by the coding sequence ATGATGCATCTCAAGCCAGTGCAGGGTAGGAGGCGTGGCCTGTCGGTCAATAGTGTTTCTGATGCTCAGCAGCAAGCTATGAACAACTCGCTAGATAATTTACAAGGTGACCTTACTCACGTAGAGACGCAATGGAATAGAATCCTGAATGAACAGTCAAACCCATTAGAGCTGGCTCTGTCCTTTTTGGATGATACATCAGTAGGTTTGGGGCATAGGTACCATGATTTTAAGCAACTGAAGACGCGAATAGGCTTTGATCTGCAAGAGGCTGTCAACGAGCATTTCCAAGTCCTTAATACGAATGTGGCCTCCTACGGCATTGCAGTGGATTCTATAACTGCAGCTCAGGATAACATAAAACAGCTTAAAGGTCAAGTAAGTGAATCCGTCAGCAATATCACGATTGGGAAGGGTTCTCTCAAGGAACTTAATGACAAcgccaagaaacaaaacGATATGATCGATGCTCTCTCTTCCATAGAGTATTTGGTTCAATTGCCGGAGAAGATTGAGGACTCGATTAGAAGCCAGGATTACAAGGAAGCTCAGACTCTGCTAGCCCGCGGGTTTCTTTGTGCAGCAAATCACGATTTATGGAGCCTTGGGCCACTGCAGGTTTTGAAGCAACAGCTTGAGCTGCAAGAACACGCTTTGTTCAACAACTTAGTTGAAGAGATACACAATATAATTTACACCAAGAAAGGGCCATTTTCGTCCAATCGAGATATTTTGAAGGATATCGGACTTAATCAGGATGGTTTTACAAATTTGGAAAATTATCTCTACAACGTTGCCAATGTGGACCTATTGAGAGATTCCATGACTATGAACAATCAATTGTCAGTATTCATGCAAAAGATCAGCGAAGCGTCGTTCTCATTAGAAGCAATGACCAGTAGCTCTGGGCAAGGAAATGAGTTCCAGCGTGTATTTTTTCTGTTATCCATAATCAATGACATAAACAAACTTCCGACTGCTTTAAGTATTCTAACGAATagagcaagagaagagTTACACAACATCGTCCTGAAATGCACAGAAGAAGTTCGCACAAATCGTCCCTCACTCCTAAATGTAGCCGCATCTCCTAATATTGACGATGACTTGGGAATGTCAGTAAAGGATGTTTTAGCGGTCCCGATGAAAGAGTGCTTCTGGAAGATATTTGTGAGATTCTTAATCGCGGCTCAAGGACATCGCGTTGTTTTCGAGTCCGTTAAAAAGATCCTTCAGTCAACTGCAATTAATTCATACAAATTTGGTCAGATTTGGTCAAAAATCCTTAATGAGATAGAGACACTTCTGCTAAAATATCTGGAGAATCCTCAAGTGACCTCGGTTCAGGCTGGATCAAATCGAACTAGTAGCACAGTCATAAAACCTAGTAGGTCAAATGCGCCACTATTTACTTTGCAGCATAATATCGAAGACAGCTCAGCAGCCAAACGTCATGCAAATGAGCTGAAGGCGCTACTGAAGGACCTGTTCCCAGGCATCACAATCTCAGCTACTGCTGAACTAGGATCGATTTacattgaagaagagtcTTTCGAGCAAGAAGAACCCCTTGTCCCTCCTACTATATTCAACGTCAAAATGCTCCTTGAGCCATATCTATTTTTCTGCCAGGCCACTTCCGATCTGATACCCACCGAGTTCGAGGGCAAATATGTTACTTCAATGACCTTCCTCACAACCTTTATGAGCGAGCAATTTTTCCCAAAACTTGACAAGACCCTGGCATATTTGTTCGAACTAAGAGTAGGGTCAAATAATCCTTATGCGCTGGAAAGCATAGAAGGAAGCAAGTatattttcaaagctgctgcagaTTTTCGgattcttttgaagaagcttttgtTCATCATGAATACTACACATAAATTCAGAAGCAGGGTCTTTAATTCTCTATTAGGGCTTCTCCGCAAATTTTACAGATATCATTTAAGCCTGTTTGAACGGCTTTTTGGAACAGCGGCTTCCAATGTGCAGAAAAGAATAATCTCAGTCTGGCTTACTGATGGTGACATAATGAAACATGAAAAAGAATTCCTGAATAGTGGTGGCACTGATTCGAATGCTGAGGCTAACCTCATGTTGCGCCACTGTGCAGATTACCCAAATAAGGGCGGTTTGAACAAAGACGATATATTGAACACAGTGACATTAAATGCAGTGATCCATTTCCTAGGAACAGCTAACTGGATCCTATCCTGGCTTCCTAGCTTAAGGAAGGTCGTACGAACCCCTGAAGATATGTCAAAGAAGGACAACATTGAAATGCTCAAAATTGAGTGGTGCTTTTTCGAATCGAATGACTGGACAGCTATTGATAAGCTGGGCAATCTCAAAATATCCATGGATTCGCAAGCGGCAGCTAGATTTGATGAGATACTCGAAGGCTTTTCGACTTTACAATCAAATCTACTAACGGCAATCAGATTTGACACGAGAGCGAGATGCATTTACCACATAGGCTTTATGTTCCATAGACCAGAGACTTGGAGTTCCGATGCTGGTAGCAGCGAACTAAACGAGCACATAGCAGCTCTGATAACAGATCTAGAAACAATAGAAAATAAAGTGaggcagcagcagctaCTGGAGGGAAACACAGATAATGTTTTCATTGGCATTGATTCAATGATTAATAAGGCATTCTTGCTCGGCATGCGTTCGGTTCCCGTTATCAATAAAAGCGGAGTCAAAAGAATGTTGAGGAATGCTAaggttttgcaaaatgcATGCCAAAATCTCGTTTCTACTCCATCAATGGTCGATATGACTGCCTCGATGCAGTTTTTCTCACTTTGTGGCGCCACTGAATCGGACCTCTTTCGACAACTTGACGAAGGGAAGTTACtcatttcttcaaaaaatgaTCTGAAGAATATCTTGAGACTGCAATTCAGCGAAGACATTCAGCGGCAAACGAGGAGGAGTAGTGGTAATCCCAAGAGGGTCAATTCTATGCCCCTCATCAAAAGATATGATGAATCGGTCAAGCGTTTGGAGTCGTTTGGGCGTCGTCCTTAG